The window CTGGAAAGGAGAAATCGGGAAGTGAGAAAATCAGTCATGGCGCTTACCGTATCAGTTGCGGTAGGCATAGGGAGTTTGTTTGGAGGCACTACAATAAAAACAGAAGCCTCAAAGCTATCAGATTTGCAAAACCAGAAACAGCAGATTCAAACAGAGCGTTCAGGAATCAATTCGGATATCCATGCAACAGATAAGGAAATCCAAAGGCTTCAGGTCGAGCAGGACAAGGTCGATGCTGAAATTAAACGTCTGGATATGGCCATCGGCAACACAAACGAAAAAATTCGTGAGAAAACAGCTGATATCCAGGATACAGAAACAGAAATTAAGAAACTCCGGGGAGAAATTAAAATCTTGCAGGACCGCATCGCCAAGCGGGAAGAGCTTTTGAAGGATCGTGCCCGCAACTTCCAGGTTAGCGGCGGGATGGTCAGCTATATAGATGTACTAATGGGTGCAACCAGCTTTGGTGATTTCGTTGACCGTGCAACCGCGGTTGCAACCATCATGGAAGCTGACAAGGGTATTCTTGAAGAGCATCAAAGAGACAAGGAAAGCCTTGAAACGAAACAGAAACAAGTTGAAGAAGAGTTGGCCAGTCTGAAAGAGATGAAGGCAGAACTTGAAGTAGCGAAGAAACAGCTCGATTCCCAGCGTTCAGCAAAAGACAAGCTCATGAAACAGCTTGTTAAGCAGGAAGAAGAAGAGCATGACCATAAAATGGGCCTTCAAGAAGAAGAGGCTACGTTAAGGGCACAGGAAGCAGCGATGGCTAAAGCTATTCAGCTTGAACAGTCACGAATTGCTCAAGAAGCAGAGCGCGCCCGCAAACAAGCAGAAGCACGCGCGGCAGCAGAAGCCGCTGCAAAAAAGGCTGCGGCTGCAGCTTCGAATAAAGGAGGAGGCGGCTCCAGTGCAGCAACGGCACCAGCGCCAGCACCTTCTTCACCAGCACCAGAACCGGTAGTTACTTCAGGTAATTTCATGAAGCCGACTACAGGTGCGAATACATCCGGATTCGGTCCGCGCTGGGGAACGTTCCACTATGGCGTAGACTGGGCAAACCGCAGCTCTAACGTAGCGGTTGTAGCTGCCGCGAGCGGCGTTGTTATCCGTTCTTACTATTCAAGCAGCTATGGAAATGTTGTATTCATTGCTCACTCCATTAATGGCCAGACATTCACGACTGTCTATGCTCACCTTGAAAGCCGCGGCATTGGCGAAGGTGCGGTTGTTTCTAAAGGTCAGTTCATCGGTTATATGGGAAATACAGGCCAATCGACTGGTAAACACCTGCACTTCGAACTTCACAAAGGCCAATGGAACGGCAGCAAGTCCAATGCCGTCGACCCATTCGCTTACGGAGTTCCAAGATAATAGATTTATAGTTGATAATTTCATATAAAAGACAATGGCGGAGGAGCATGGCTTCTCCGTCTTTTTCTGTGGAAAAGGGGCGGAGCTGTGCTAACCATTTAGGCTTAGAATCTATTTAAAAAATTGAAAAGGCTAGGCCTGGGCCGTTGTTCTGCTTGGCTCCGCTCACACCGCCTTATTTTATAGTTTCTATTCATTAATAATAGATCCAAGTCTGTTTGCTGTTTTGGGAGCAGAAACTCATGAGTGCTCTATTGGTTAAATAAACCGGCATCTTGATGTTCCATTCTGAGTATGCTTGCCGGGTTACACCCTATATATTTCCTTTTTTCAAGATTAGTAAACTTATTTTTCGGCAAAAAGAGATGGAAGTTGACTCCAGTTACCCTGATGAATACTCTAAGATACGCGAATCATAACTCGTCCATTCCTGCATATATGTATTGTAACTAGGCAAAAGCCGGGCTTTGGTATTGTCTTTTTAAAAGAATGGCTGCCGTATTTAAGAGTGCGGAGCCAATGCTGGGAGTGACGGAGAATGAGGCGGAAATGGATGGCACTAGTGGTGGCCGCCAGCTTAACGGTTGGATCGGGCGGAACGTATGCAGGGATGAAGTGGATGGAAGCGCAGGAAACCGGATTTGCAGTCGATGTAGCGGGTGTACTGAAAAAGGGCGATTCTAAGGCTGAAACTGTGAACTTAGATAAGGTAGGCCAGGCATACGAATTGATTTACAGCCAGTATGTGGAGGAAATCGATAAGGAGGAGCTGGTTGAGGGTGCGATTCAGGGCATGCTAGCAAAGCTGGGCGACCCTTATTCGGTTTATATGGACAAAGAGACTGCCAAGCAGTTCAATGAATCGCTTGAATCGTCTTTCGAGGGAATTGGTGCCGAAGTTGGAATGGATGGCGGCAAGACGGTGATTGTGTCTCCGTTCAAGAACTCTCCCGCAGAAAAAGCGGGCCTAAAACCGAATGATATAATTCGGAAGGTTGATGGCAAGAGTGTCGAGGGACTAGATTTATTTGAAACAACCTTGAAAATTCGCGGTAAAAAAGGGACAGTTGTCGAGCTTGAAATTGAGCGGGCTGGCCTCAGGGAACCAATCAGGGTAAAGGTGAAGCGTGATCAGATTCCAGTCGAGACTGTTTTTTCAGATGTAAAGAATATAAATGGCAAGAAAATCGGCTATATCGAGCTGACGTCGTTTGCCGAGGAAACGGCTTCAGACTTCAAGAAGCAGCTAAAGGAGCTGGAGCGTTCGGGTGATGGAATTTCCGGACTCGTTATTGATGTGCGCGGCAATCCTGGAGGGCTGCTGTTAAGTGTCGAGGAAATCCTCCGCGAGTTAGTAAGTGGAGAAAAACCATTCGTGATGATCGAGAAGAGGAACGGCGAACGGGATAAGTACTATTCCACTTTAAAGAAGGAAAAGGAATACCCGGTTGCCGTGCTTATCGACAAGGGAAGTGCCTCTGCTTCGGAAATCCTAGCTGGCGCGCTTGCTGAGGCAGAAGGGTATCCGCTTGTGGGAGAGAAGACGTTTGGTAAAGGGACAGTTCAGCAGGCGATGCCGATGGGCGATGGCAGTAATATTAAGCTTACGCTGGCTAAATGGCTGACCCCTGATGGAAACTGGATTCATAAGAAGGGAATAGCTCCAACGGTCGAAGTAGCGCAGCCAAGTATTTTCTCTACCCATCCTCTTCAGGTTGATGGCGCACTGCAAATGGACATGAATAATGAGCAAGTCAAGAACGCCCAGGCGATTTTAGAAGGTCTAGGCTATACACCGGGACGGACAGATGGCTATTTTAGTGCAGGCACAGTACGCTCGGTGAAAGCATTCCAGCAGCAGGCAGGATTGCAGCCGACTGGAAAGATTGATGCCAAGACAGCTGAGGCCCTTGAAACTGCTATGACGAAAGAACGGAAAAAAGAGAAAAATGACTTGCAGCTGAGGACAG is drawn from Bacillus sp. FJAT-18017 and contains these coding sequences:
- a CDS encoding murein hydrolase activator EnvC family protein yields the protein MRKSVMALTVSVAVGIGSLFGGTTIKTEASKLSDLQNQKQQIQTERSGINSDIHATDKEIQRLQVEQDKVDAEIKRLDMAIGNTNEKIREKTADIQDTETEIKKLRGEIKILQDRIAKREELLKDRARNFQVSGGMVSYIDVLMGATSFGDFVDRATAVATIMEADKGILEEHQRDKESLETKQKQVEEELASLKEMKAELEVAKKQLDSQRSAKDKLMKQLVKQEEEEHDHKMGLQEEEATLRAQEAAMAKAIQLEQSRIAQEAERARKQAEARAAAEAAAKKAAAAASNKGGGGSSAATAPAPAPSSPAPEPVVTSGNFMKPTTGANTSGFGPRWGTFHYGVDWANRSSNVAVVAAASGVVIRSYYSSSYGNVVFIAHSINGQTFTTVYAHLESRGIGEGAVVSKGQFIGYMGNTGQSTGKHLHFELHKGQWNGSKSNAVDPFAYGVPR
- a CDS encoding S41 family peptidase, which gives rise to MRRKWMALVVAASLTVGSGGTYAGMKWMEAQETGFAVDVAGVLKKGDSKAETVNLDKVGQAYELIYSQYVEEIDKEELVEGAIQGMLAKLGDPYSVYMDKETAKQFNESLESSFEGIGAEVGMDGGKTVIVSPFKNSPAEKAGLKPNDIIRKVDGKSVEGLDLFETTLKIRGKKGTVVELEIERAGLREPIRVKVKRDQIPVETVFSDVKNINGKKIGYIELTSFAEETASDFKKQLKELERSGDGISGLVIDVRGNPGGLLLSVEEILRELVSGEKPFVMIEKRNGERDKYYSTLKKEKEYPVAVLIDKGSASASEILAGALAEAEGYPLVGEKTFGKGTVQQAMPMGDGSNIKLTLAKWLTPDGNWIHKKGIAPTVEVAQPSIFSTHPLQVDGALQMDMNNEQVKNAQAILEGLGYTPGRTDGYFSAGTVRSVKAFQQQAGLQPTGKIDAKTAEALETAMTKERKKEKNDLQLRTALLLLAK